From Rhodothermales bacterium, one genomic window encodes:
- a CDS encoding DNA repair exonuclease, producing MHTFLHLADIHLDASFICRSHSMREQLRSELLASLQRAVDYAIRERVLAVFIVGDLLEAEHLSVETEQFLLEQCRRLDEAHIPCVYVAGDRDPGSHLARAYAMAWPESFIYISANQPRVIELQDVDGTPIVRLVGAGHEAGSEGANLISAYPAAKSEIPTFGLLHGTVEGARGTGSEPRTAQTAAASLKRLNYAYWALGHMNASQQVKDVPNAWYPGSLMGRSAEETGLHGGLLVSLDEDGEIQVAFKSFSRVEWVQLTIDALVDVQDFNTLAQRVEKAFNAAIAADESIHMRLVQVRLEGPCPMADALRNESQREMIEEKLARYLNVNEVEMLTEWVSPSVDVDSYRDEPHLLGELIGMINQLREAPESLEGLAPASLAGLQGESAERRQYVMSLLRDIESEAVVRLLQDNRHAH from the coding sequence ATGCATACCTTTCTTCATCTGGCGGACATTCATCTCGACGCCAGTTTTATTTGCCGGTCTCATTCGATGCGCGAACAATTGCGCAGCGAACTGCTTGCTTCGTTACAGCGCGCCGTCGATTACGCCATCCGGGAACGCGTCCTGGCCGTGTTCATCGTAGGCGATCTGCTGGAGGCGGAGCACCTTTCGGTGGAGACGGAGCAATTCCTGCTCGAACAATGCCGCCGGTTGGACGAAGCGCACATTCCCTGTGTCTATGTCGCCGGCGACCGCGACCCCGGCAGCCACCTCGCCCGGGCCTACGCCATGGCCTGGCCGGAGAGCTTCATCTACATCAGCGCCAACCAACCGCGCGTGATCGAATTGCAGGACGTCGACGGGACGCCCATCGTGCGGCTCGTCGGCGCCGGCCACGAGGCCGGATCCGAAGGCGCCAACCTGATCTCGGCCTACCCGGCCGCCAAAAGCGAGATTCCGACGTTCGGGCTGTTGCACGGCACGGTCGAAGGCGCCCGCGGCACCGGTAGCGAACCCCGCACGGCCCAGACCGCCGCCGCCTCGCTCAAGCGCCTCAACTACGCGTACTGGGCACTGGGGCACATGAATGCCAGCCAGCAAGTCAAGGACGTGCCAAATGCCTGGTACCCGGGCAGCCTGATGGGCCGGAGCGCCGAAGAAACCGGATTGCATGGCGGACTCCTGGTGTCGCTCGACGAGGACGGTGAGATCCAGGTGGCCTTCAAGTCGTTCTCCCGCGTCGAATGGGTCCAGCTCACGATCGACGCCCTCGTGGATGTGCAGGATTTTAATACCCTGGCGCAGCGCGTCGAAAAAGCGTTCAACGCGGCCATCGCCGCCGACGAGTCGATCCACATGCGCCTCGTCCAGGTGCGCCTCGAAGGCCCCTGCCCGATGGCCGACGCCCTGCGCAACGAGTCGCAGCGCGAAATGATCGAGGAGAAGCTGGCCCGGTACCTCAATGTCAATGAAGTCGAGATGCTGACCGAATGGGTTTCCCCGTCGGTCGATGTCGATTCGTATCGCGACGAGCCGCACCTGCTGGGAGAGCTCATCGGGATGATCAATCAATTGCGCGAAGCGCCGGAATCTCTGGAAGGGCTGGCGCCGGCATCGCTGGCCGGCCTCCAGGGCGAATCGGCCGAACGGCGCCAGTACGTCATGTCGCTGCTCCGCGATATCGAAAGCGAAGCGGTCGTACGCCTCCTGCAAGACAATCGCCATGCGCATTAA
- a CDS encoding AAA family ATPase, which translates to MRINRCSIKAFGHFKDEEFNDLDFPFVVVHGANEAGKSTFFHFMRSMLYGFEGTDPQQLLYAPRDGSPIEGEMRLKMDDRSDIVVTRTFDEQPRGHLLNGVRDTLGNNMLPFISHIPRRVFESVYTLGLYDLVQFSGETWEQIQDRLLGGLSMKHIRPAREVLQALEKEAGTLWQGELQSQSQASRLEARERELQKRAQQIRQKEERLRRQMTELVTLERKIEDLEEEQIVLKAERRRIRRLLPVHRLLDKIDTLEARAGDIAPFKSIPEDPRAIMDTLNEQINNERAQLDYARRDIRFARDQVQKVASEVLTRPLNKEIIEAIRAFPEIEFRQHVYACQEALGSLREVKMYAKMLAVRVSIGKSLIPWIIALIAAAMFIVFGIMKDSPILWVGAGLFVFAGLKAFEVAVHNRNVGVDEGEEMPVVDDFEVEAEEHRAAITELLRGIPVPAVRLANPDLELVSDMEGLRSALLEYDELIHRTHELEQEFKSRNQTALKKLSAIEEPLRALGEGDLDEGVHELKERRQSARQLAQYRETLEQEHPDWAELKAEIEEVKKNEGSWSFTDEDVVRIDARIEQLENELRDMSTERAELKKDIEGARIDQSVPLIESEIRHIQLRHAELRRRRDRLFLLSNLIKQADHQFRMKHQPEVIRLAGDYLARVTDGRYDRLGMDENTGRLVVFEKGAETGIPVGPPLSQGTVDQIYLSIRLAIIDHLDDGKERLPVFLDEVFVNWDLGRRKNVYGILKQMSESRQVFLFTCHDWQAAESVMELDAREIQLHAAV; encoded by the coding sequence ATGCGCATTAATCGCTGCTCCATCAAGGCATTCGGTCATTTCAAGGACGAGGAGTTCAACGACCTCGATTTTCCGTTCGTGGTGGTCCACGGCGCGAACGAGGCCGGCAAAAGCACGTTCTTCCACTTCATGCGGTCGATGCTGTACGGCTTCGAGGGCACCGACCCGCAGCAGCTCCTCTATGCCCCCCGCGACGGTTCGCCCATCGAAGGCGAGATGCGGCTCAAGATGGACGACCGGTCCGACATCGTCGTCACCCGCACGTTCGACGAGCAGCCGCGCGGCCACCTGCTCAACGGGGTCCGCGACACCCTCGGAAATAACATGCTTCCGTTCATCTCGCACATCCCGCGCCGGGTGTTCGAGTCGGTGTACACGCTCGGCCTGTACGACCTCGTCCAGTTCAGCGGCGAGACGTGGGAGCAGATCCAGGACCGGCTGCTGGGCGGATTGAGCATGAAACATATCCGGCCGGCGCGCGAAGTCCTGCAGGCGCTGGAGAAGGAAGCCGGCACGTTGTGGCAGGGCGAATTGCAGAGCCAGTCCCAGGCGTCGCGCCTCGAGGCGCGCGAACGCGAACTCCAGAAACGCGCCCAGCAGATCCGCCAGAAAGAGGAACGTCTCCGCCGGCAGATGACCGAGCTGGTGACGCTCGAACGCAAGATCGAGGACCTCGAGGAGGAGCAGATCGTCCTGAAGGCCGAACGCCGTCGGATCCGCCGGCTCCTGCCGGTCCATCGCCTCCTCGACAAGATCGATACGCTCGAAGCGCGCGCCGGCGACATCGCGCCGTTCAAGTCGATCCCTGAGGATCCGCGCGCCATCATGGACACGCTCAACGAGCAGATCAACAACGAGCGCGCCCAGCTGGACTATGCCCGCCGCGACATCCGGTTCGCGCGCGACCAGGTCCAGAAGGTGGCGTCCGAGGTGCTCACCCGGCCGCTCAACAAGGAAATCATCGAGGCCATCCGCGCCTTCCCGGAGATCGAGTTCCGCCAGCACGTCTACGCCTGCCAGGAAGCCCTCGGGAGCCTGCGCGAGGTGAAGATGTACGCCAAGATGCTGGCGGTGCGCGTCTCGATCGGGAAGTCGCTCATTCCGTGGATCATCGCGCTCATCGCGGCGGCGATGTTCATCGTGTTCGGCATCATGAAGGACAGCCCCATCCTGTGGGTGGGCGCCGGCCTGTTTGTGTTCGCCGGCCTGAAGGCGTTCGAGGTGGCGGTGCACAACCGCAATGTCGGCGTCGACGAAGGCGAGGAGATGCCCGTGGTCGATGACTTCGAGGTCGAAGCCGAGGAGCATCGCGCCGCCATCACCGAACTGCTGCGCGGCATCCCTGTGCCGGCCGTTCGCCTGGCGAATCCGGATCTGGAGCTGGTGTCGGACATGGAGGGGCTCCGCTCGGCCCTGCTCGAATACGACGAGCTGATCCACCGCACCCACGAACTGGAGCAGGAATTCAAATCCCGCAACCAGACGGCCCTCAAGAAACTCAGCGCCATCGAAGAGCCGCTTCGCGCGCTCGGCGAAGGCGATCTGGACGAAGGCGTGCACGAACTGAAGGAGCGCCGGCAGTCCGCCCGGCAGCTCGCACAGTACCGTGAGACGCTGGAGCAGGAGCACCCGGACTGGGCCGAACTCAAGGCCGAGATCGAGGAGGTCAAGAAAAACGAGGGCTCCTGGTCGTTCACCGACGAGGACGTCGTCCGGATCGACGCCCGCATCGAACAGCTCGAGAACGAGCTGCGGGACATGTCGACCGAGCGTGCCGAACTCAAGAAAGACATCGAGGGCGCCCGGATCGACCAGTCGGTCCCGCTCATCGAGTCCGAAATCCGGCACATCCAGCTCCGCCACGCCGAGCTGCGTCGCCGGCGCGACCGCCTCTTCCTGCTATCCAACCTCATCAAGCAGGCGGACCACCAGTTCCGCATGAAGCATCAGCCGGAGGTTATTCGCCTCGCCGGAGACTACCTCGCGCGCGTCACCGACGGGCGGTACGACCGGCTGGGGATGGACGAAAACACGGGCCGCCTCGTGGTGTTTGAAAAAGGCGCCGAGACGGGCATCCCCGTCGGGCCCCCGCTCAGCCAGGGCACCGTCGATCAGATCTACCTCTCGATCCGCCTCGCCATCATCGACCACCTCGATGACGGCAAGGAACGGCTCCCGGTGTTCCTGGACGAGGTCTTCGTAAACTGGGACCTCGGCCGGCGGAAAAACGTCTACGGCATCCTCAAGCAGATGTCCGAGAGCCGGCAGGTCTTCCTCTTCACCTGCCACGACTGGCAGGCCGCCGAGTCCGTCATGGAACTCGACGCCCGCGAGATCCAGCTCCACGCGGCGGTGTGA
- a CDS encoding serine/threonine-protein kinase, which yields MHDDQSILGTVIDGYRILEIIGKGGMGIVYKAEDIALSRIVALKMITPELAENETFLKRFRAEARALARVDSPYIVGIHAMRHSEQRFFIVMEYVEGGTLFDEISGGPMPPDAVGPIVRQMLLAFSNAHRVGVIHRDIKPRNIMLTPAGRVKVTDFGLAKLRREDDATTATQGGMAGTIRYMSPEQVKNQNIDHRADIYALGMTLYEMLAGVLPFDPEEGAYAILKRIVEDPVPPPTRFHPNIPDGWVEIVQRAIAKDPAERFQNAEEMLDAVEALIDESAPAQSPPPRVVESEASVHVQERPAPRETPEARAKKLFASQAGRVAVPPQRPDPVLPKREPAPMPAQRAAAPIPEYEPPRPPRPKPPFKSILGGLLVVAVVAIGYPIVRSALSDKPTYPVDPPPIVEPASVRVTTYPEGALVYVDDAPVGITPLDPQKASGAVKISARLDGYADRDTTVVVDRGEVDVHLVLAAVPTASRTPVTPRRNTPPPPANPDNTNPTDPVPATPMGSLRMRVEPAGTMAVVGHEYLGGGTVDLPAGTHRVRCSSNGLSAEKDVVVSAGEPASVTCYTMHEVTIVTRLKDGSAGPWARIVIDGVDTEENTPLADHPMESGTHRIRVQKFGYRIEEGEQELVLRPTFERPNTVHTLEFTLIEETGGALRTRQTTGNFSAPDP from the coding sequence ATGCATGACGATCAATCGATCCTAGGAACCGTTATTGACGGGTACCGCATTCTCGAAATCATCGGGAAAGGGGGGATGGGGATTGTCTACAAGGCCGAGGATATCGCGCTCTCGCGCATCGTCGCCCTCAAGATGATCACCCCCGAACTGGCGGAGAACGAGACGTTCCTGAAACGCTTTCGCGCCGAGGCCCGCGCGCTGGCGCGCGTGGACAGCCCGTACATCGTGGGCATCCACGCGATGCGCCATTCCGAACAGCGGTTTTTTATCGTGATGGAATACGTCGAAGGCGGCACGCTCTTCGACGAGATTTCCGGCGGCCCCATGCCGCCCGATGCGGTGGGCCCCATCGTGCGGCAGATGCTCCTCGCGTTTTCGAACGCCCATCGCGTCGGCGTCATCCACCGGGACATCAAGCCGCGCAACATCATGCTCACGCCGGCGGGCCGGGTGAAGGTGACCGATTTCGGCCTCGCCAAGCTTCGCCGCGAAGACGATGCCACCACCGCCACCCAGGGCGGGATGGCGGGCACGATCCGGTATATGTCGCCGGAGCAGGTCAAGAATCAGAACATCGATCACCGCGCGGATATCTACGCGCTGGGCATGACCCTCTACGAGATGCTCGCCGGCGTGCTGCCGTTCGACCCCGAAGAAGGCGCCTACGCGATCCTCAAGCGCATCGTGGAGGACCCGGTCCCGCCGCCCACGCGGTTTCATCCGAACATCCCCGACGGATGGGTGGAGATCGTGCAGCGCGCCATCGCCAAGGACCCCGCGGAGCGGTTCCAGAACGCGGAAGAGATGCTCGATGCGGTGGAAGCGCTCATCGACGAGTCCGCCCCGGCCCAGTCCCCGCCGCCGCGGGTCGTCGAATCGGAGGCGAGCGTCCATGTGCAGGAACGCCCGGCGCCGCGGGAGACGCCGGAGGCGCGCGCAAAAAAACTCTTCGCTTCGCAAGCCGGCCGCGTCGCGGTGCCCCCGCAGCGACCGGACCCCGTGCTGCCGAAGCGGGAGCCGGCGCCGATGCCCGCACAGCGCGCCGCCGCGCCGATACCGGAATACGAACCGCCGCGCCCGCCCCGGCCCAAGCCGCCATTCAAGTCGATCCTCGGCGGCCTCCTCGTCGTGGCCGTCGTCGCCATCGGGTATCCCATCGTGCGCTCCGCGTTGAGCGACAAGCCGACGTATCCGGTGGATCCGCCGCCGATCGTCGAGCCGGCCAGCGTGCGCGTGACCACCTATCCGGAAGGCGCCCTCGTTTATGTGGACGATGCGCCCGTGGGCATCACACCGCTCGACCCCCAGAAGGCCAGTGGCGCCGTCAAGATTTCCGCCCGGCTCGACGGCTATGCCGATCGGGACACCACCGTCGTGGTGGACCGCGGCGAGGTGGACGTCCATCTCGTCCTCGCGGCGGTGCCGACGGCCTCCAGGACGCCGGTGACGCCCCGCCGAAATACCCCGCCCCCGCCCGCTAATCCGGACAACACGAACCCCACCGATCCCGTCCCGGCCACGCCGATGGGCAGCCTGCGCATGCGCGTCGAGCCGGCGGGGACGATGGCGGTGGTCGGGCATGAATACCTGGGCGGCGGGACGGTCGACCTCCCCGCCGGCACGCACCGGGTGCGGTGCTCGTCCAACGGGCTCAGCGCCGAAAAGGACGTGGTGGTTTCCGCCGGCGAGCCGGCGAGCGTGACCTGCTACACGATGCACGAGGTAACCATCGTCACACGCCTCAAGGACGGCAGTGCCGGCCCGTGGGCGCGCATTGTGATCGATGGCGTGGACACGGAAGAAAATACGCCGCTGGCGGACCATCCCATGGAGTCCGGCACCCATCGTATCCGCGTGCAGAAGTTTGGCTATCGGATCGAGGAGGGCGAACAGGAACTGGTGCTGCGCCCGACCTTCGAACGCCCGAACACAGTGCATACGCTCGAGTTTACCCTGATCGAGGAAACGGGCGGCGCACTCCGAACACGCCAGACTACCGGAAACTTTTCAGCGCCCGATCCATAA
- a CDS encoding CsgG/HfaB family protein, translated as MKRPLFLAVLGALLTVSTALAQTESFDAALAAYQRADFDKAITLFADVADNEALAKGVRKEALQYLGRCYVAKRREGEARTTLENLIDLEPPIIELDPDVEPPPLIRLYYNVRKEHADGYAVERPDPGMQTLAVVDFTNSSIDDAERYDALSTGLSSLMLNQLSGATGLKVIERERIQWLLDELDLQQEAGRVDPATAVRTGKLLGANAVLFGSFIKHGKNLHLSARLVKVETGEILMTDQVEGRADDFFDLANQLSLKVAQGINVSLEETPVGARTETRSLDAMMSYSEGLQLLDSDDYQRAYAKFLEALEFDPGYTRAKTKAESLRPLLAVNG; from the coding sequence ATGAAACGACCTCTCTTTCTCGCCGTCCTCGGCGCTCTGCTCACCGTGAGCACCGCGCTCGCCCAGACCGAGTCGTTCGACGCCGCGCTGGCAGCCTATCAGCGCGCTGATTTCGACAAGGCCATCACCCTGTTCGCCGACGTGGCGGACAACGAAGCCCTGGCCAAAGGAGTGCGCAAGGAAGCGCTCCAGTATCTGGGCCGCTGTTACGTGGCGAAGCGCCGCGAAGGGGAAGCGCGCACCACGCTCGAGAACCTGATCGACCTGGAGCCGCCGATCATCGAACTGGACCCCGATGTCGAGCCGCCGCCCCTCATCCGGCTCTATTACAACGTCCGCAAGGAGCACGCGGATGGGTATGCGGTCGAGCGCCCCGATCCCGGCATGCAGACGCTCGCCGTGGTCGACTTCACCAACAGCTCGATCGATGACGCCGAGCGGTACGATGCGCTGTCGACGGGGCTCTCCTCGCTCATGCTGAACCAGCTGAGCGGGGCGACGGGCTTGAAGGTCATCGAGCGCGAACGCATCCAGTGGCTGCTCGACGAGCTGGACCTGCAGCAGGAAGCCGGCCGGGTCGATCCCGCGACGGCCGTGCGCACCGGCAAGCTGCTCGGGGCCAACGCCGTCCTGTTCGGCTCGTTTATCAAACACGGAAAAAACCTGCACCTCAGCGCGCGCCTGGTCAAGGTTGAGACCGGCGAAATCCTCATGACCGATCAGGTGGAGGGGCGCGCCGACGACTTCTTCGACCTCGCCAACCAGCTCAGCCTGAAGGTGGCCCAGGGCATCAACGTATCGCTCGAAGAGACGCCCGTCGGCGCCCGCACCGAGACGCGCTCGCTCGATGCCATGATGTCGTATTCCGAAGGACTCCAACTGCTCGATAGCGACGACTACCAGCGCGCCTACGCCAAGTTCTTGGAGGCGCTCGAGTTCGACCCGGGCTACACCCGCGCGAAAACCAAGGCCGAAAGCCTGCGTCCGCTCCTGGCCGTGAACGGGTGA
- a CDS encoding serine/threonine-protein kinase, with protein sequence MSDLSHDRRLLDLLDALSDLDPAGRSAFLDTHCADEPELRRRLERLLDEDHAEARTHDLAAFDAATEDTRAGAEAGPFTLLEKMGEGGMGTVYRARHNRLDRQVAVKFIRFGRFATEAERRRFTTEQRSLSQLAHPHIVTIFDSGFLDDNQPYFAMEYVEGMPLGAYCDAHQLSIRRRIALFIQICDAVQHAHDRLIVHRDLKPGNVLVLPDGTPKLLDFGIAKLLDADDDASAAAGTRIMTPDYAAPEQIEGGPVTVATDVYALGVVLYELLAGRRPFLQAGSRSEWLRAILETEPARPSTIVSDEAGAPRHATPARLRQTLQGDLDTIVLKALQKEPSRRYRSAREMAEDLDRYLAGRPVLARPDSVGYRAGKFVRRHRAGIAAAAVVVGILAAMGVLYAVNVTRARDEAEQARARAERVASFTLDLFRPADPNVAQGDTLTAIEILDRSSERLLPALRDEPEVLAEMLDVVGGIYGGLGRPADATPLLERSVRLRRAWADERPEELGESLAHLAEVELIGNVVDSARVHLEEAYALTVKAHGAGGVEVGGVLDLLGHTAFAQARYDDADSLFRAAIGAFDAAPVDADQAALRRGLASALNNLGGVLFMRRELASSLEALNRARSLYEAIHGDTPHTDLIVIHNSLGNAYRLTDSLDAAIREFEQALDMSRALLGRHATTATMASNLGVALLDGGCGTDVRSLFEEARSIREQVLGAGHPSLAMTVYNLGVAVQRCDGDPARAIPLLEDAERRLVAATKPNDLRVATSRHQLAEAYREVGRYGEALAKSRQALAARTAQLREPNRDIGRSYSSLALAHAAAGRPDSAEAYATLALDQFDRLDTPDIEAQRTTLRVLGEALQARRRCPDVLALFARYREALEDSGSEQAAIDRLRRTCSDS encoded by the coding sequence ATGAGCGACCTCTCGCACGACCGCCGTTTGCTCGACCTGCTGGATGCACTGTCCGACCTGGATCCTGCAGGCCGATCGGCGTTTCTGGATACCCACTGCGCCGACGAGCCGGAGTTGAGACGTCGCCTCGAGCGGCTGCTGGATGAGGATCACGCCGAGGCCCGGACGCACGACCTCGCCGCCTTCGATGCCGCGACCGAGGATACGCGCGCCGGCGCCGAGGCTGGCCCGTTTACGCTGCTCGAAAAAATGGGCGAAGGGGGGATGGGGACGGTGTACCGGGCCCGTCATAACCGGCTGGACAGGCAGGTCGCCGTCAAGTTCATCCGGTTCGGCCGGTTTGCAACCGAGGCCGAGCGCCGGCGCTTCACGACGGAGCAGCGCAGCCTCTCGCAACTCGCGCATCCGCATATCGTGACGATCTTCGACAGCGGTTTTCTGGACGACAACCAGCCGTACTTCGCGATGGAGTATGTCGAGGGGATGCCGCTCGGCGCCTATTGCGACGCGCACCAGCTCTCGATACGCCGGCGTATCGCCCTGTTCATCCAGATCTGCGATGCGGTCCAGCACGCGCACGACCGCCTGATCGTCCATCGCGACCTCAAGCCGGGCAATGTGCTCGTCCTGCCGGACGGGACGCCCAAACTGCTGGATTTCGGTATCGCCAAGCTGCTCGACGCCGACGACGACGCCTCGGCGGCGGCGGGCACCCGCATCATGACGCCGGATTATGCAGCCCCCGAGCAGATCGAGGGCGGGCCGGTGACGGTGGCGACCGACGTCTATGCGCTTGGCGTGGTGCTGTATGAACTGCTCGCGGGGCGCCGGCCCTTCCTGCAGGCAGGCTCTCGGAGCGAATGGCTCCGCGCCATCCTGGAAACCGAACCCGCGCGCCCGTCGACGATCGTCTCCGACGAGGCCGGCGCACCGCGTCACGCCACGCCGGCCCGGCTCCGCCAGACGCTGCAAGGCGATCTGGATACCATCGTCCTCAAGGCGCTCCAGAAAGAACCGTCCCGGCGGTACCGCTCGGCCCGGGAGATGGCGGAAGACCTCGACCGCTACCTGGCCGGCCGGCCCGTGCTCGCGCGGCCGGATTCGGTCGGGTACCGCGCCGGCAAGTTCGTGCGCCGGCATCGCGCCGGCATCGCCGCAGCGGCGGTCGTCGTGGGCATCCTCGCCGCGATGGGGGTGCTCTACGCCGTCAACGTCACGCGCGCCCGGGATGAGGCGGAGCAGGCCCGCGCACGCGCCGAGCGGGTCGCCAGCTTTACGCTGGACCTTTTTCGTCCCGCCGATCCCAACGTGGCGCAGGGCGATACGCTGACGGCCATCGAAATTCTGGATCGCAGCAGCGAGCGGCTGCTGCCGGCGCTGCGGGATGAGCCCGAGGTGCTCGCGGAGATGCTGGATGTGGTGGGGGGGATCTATGGCGGCCTCGGCCGTCCGGCCGACGCGACGCCGCTCCTCGAACGCTCCGTCAGGCTACGGCGCGCCTGGGCGGACGAGCGCCCCGAAGAGCTCGGCGAGAGTCTCGCTCACCTCGCGGAGGTCGAACTCATCGGCAACGTGGTCGATTCGGCCCGTGTCCATCTGGAGGAGGCCTATGCCCTCACCGTGAAGGCGCACGGGGCCGGCGGGGTGGAGGTGGGCGGCGTGCTGGACCTCCTCGGGCACACGGCCTTCGCCCAGGCGCGGTACGACGATGCGGATTCGCTCTTCCGGGCCGCGATCGGGGCGTTCGATGCGGCGCCGGTCGATGCGGATCAGGCCGCGCTGCGGCGGGGGCTGGCTTCGGCGCTCAACAACCTCGGCGGCGTGCTGTTCATGCGCCGCGAGCTGGCGTCCTCGCTCGAGGCCCTCAACCGCGCGCGCTCCCTCTATGAGGCCATCCACGGCGACACCCCGCACACCGATCTCATCGTCATCCACAATTCCCTCGGCAACGCGTACCGGCTCACGGATTCGCTGGACGCCGCGATACGGGAATTCGAGCAGGCGCTCGACATGTCGCGGGCGCTCCTCGGGCGCCATGCCACCACGGCGACCATGGCGAGCAATCTCGGCGTGGCGCTGCTCGACGGCGGCTGCGGCACGGACGTACGCAGCCTCTTCGAAGAGGCGCGCTCGATTCGGGAGCAGGTGCTCGGCGCCGGCCACCCGAGTCTGGCCATGACGGTCTACAACCTGGGCGTCGCCGTCCAGCGCTGCGATGGCGACCCGGCCCGCGCCATTCCGTTGCTGGAAGATGCGGAGCGGCGGCTCGTCGCGGCGACGAAGCCCAACGATCTCCGCGTCGCGACCAGCCGGCATCAGCTCGCCGAGGCGTACCGGGAGGTGGGCCGGTATGGAGAGGCCCTCGCGAAGTCGCGCCAGGCGCTGGCCGCGCGAACCGCGCAGCTCCGTGAACCCAATCGCGACATCGGCCGTTCCTACTCCTCGCTGGCGCTCGCGCATGCGGCCGCCGGCCGGCCGGACTCCGCCGAAGCGTACGCCACCCTCGCCCTCGACCAGTTCGATCGCCTCGACACGCCGGACATTGAGGCGCAACGCACGACGCTGCGCGTCCTCGGCGAAGCGCTCCAGGCCCGGCGCCGGTGCCCGGACGTGTTAGCGCTGTTTGCCCGCTATCGGGAGGCGCTCGAAGACTCGGGCAGCGAGCAGGCCGCCATCGACCGATTGCGCCGGACCTGTTCGGACTCCTGA
- a CDS encoding FlgO family outer membrane protein, with amino-acid sequence MRTLELFLLTFSLLIAGILLAQPAGRIGNQTAATAATDSTLLKKQLRLAMTAYQDADFNQAIEILADLSYNPEAGRMLRRDALQLLGRAYVARREDEAARQALTSLMDLEPPQIELDPDIESPQLMRVYYDVRKACNRGYGLEHVSPGMTTLAVIDFTNSSIDDFERMEPLSKGFASLLINQLNGASQLKVVERERIQWLLDELDLQQEAGRVDQQTAVRAGKLLGVHAVLLGSYIKHGKNLMVSARLVSVETGEILATEQEQGRAEDFLDIAQNLSLKVAKGINVALEETPVGARSETRSLDAMMSYSEGLDLLETDDLRAAYEKFLEALDYDPSYTRAKLKAESIKPLLAVAG; translated from the coding sequence ATGCGCACGCTCGAACTCTTTCTGCTCACTTTCAGTCTGCTCATCGCCGGCATCCTGCTCGCCCAGCCCGCAGGCAGGATCGGCAACCAGACGGCGGCAACCGCTGCGACCGATTCGACGCTCCTCAAGAAACAGCTGCGTCTGGCGATGACGGCGTATCAGGATGCGGATTTTAACCAGGCGATCGAGATTCTGGCCGATCTGTCCTACAACCCCGAGGCCGGCCGCATGCTGCGGCGCGACGCGCTCCAGCTGCTGGGCCGCGCCTATGTCGCCCGCCGGGAGGACGAGGCCGCCCGCCAGGCCCTGACCAGCCTGATGGATCTGGAGCCGCCCCAGATCGAACTCGACCCGGATATCGAGTCGCCCCAACTCATGCGCGTCTACTACGACGTGCGGAAAGCCTGCAACAGGGGCTACGGGCTCGAACACGTCAGCCCCGGGATGACCACCCTGGCCGTGATCGACTTCACCAACAGCAGCATCGACGACTTCGAGCGCATGGAGCCGCTGTCGAAAGGCTTCGCTTCGCTGCTCATCAACCAACTCAACGGCGCCTCGCAGCTCAAGGTTGTCGAACGCGAGCGCATCCAGTGGTTGCTGGATGAGCTGGATCTGCAGCAGGAAGCCGGCCGGGTCGACCAGCAGACGGCCGTGCGCGCCGGCAAACTGCTCGGCGTCCATGCCGTGCTCCTCGGCTCGTATATCAAACACGGAAAGAACCTCATGGTAAGCGCCCGCCTAGTCAGCGTCGAAACCGGCGAGATCCTCGCCACTGAACAGGAACAGGGCCGCGCCGAGGACTTTCTGGATATCGCCCAGAACCTGAGCTTGAAGGTGGCGAAAGGCATCAACGTCGCTCTCGAGGAGACGCCGGTCGGGGCCCGCAGCGAAACCCGCTCGCTCGACGCCATGATGTCCTACTCCGAAGGCCTCGATCTCCTGGAGACGGACGATCTGCGCGCCGCCTATGAGAAATTCCTGGAGGCGCTCGACTACGACCCGAGTTATACCCGCGCGAAGCTCAAGGCCGAAAGCATCAAGCCGCTTCTGGCGGTCGCCGGCTGA